The following are encoded together in the Planctomycetia bacterium genome:
- a CDS encoding PIN domain-containing protein: MGWLLDTGVLLRLYDRDAPERDDILRSLRVIFQRGEQIFVAMQNIAEFWNVMTRPMDVNGFGQSTETARRRLQSIEKYATILTESDDSYRLWKQFVDELVITGVKVHDARLVAVMTANGVTQLLTFNERDFRRFDSIVVVPPAKLVSQ; encoded by the coding sequence ATGGGGTGGCTGCTCGATACCGGCGTCCTACTTCGGTTGTACGACCGTGACGCTCCCGAGAGGGACGACATCTTGCGATCACTTCGCGTGATCTTTCAGCGTGGCGAGCAGATCTTCGTCGCGATGCAGAATATCGCCGAATTCTGGAATGTGATGACGCGCCCGATGGACGTCAATGGATTTGGCCAGTCGACTGAAACCGCGCGAAGGCGGCTTCAATCGATTGAGAAGTATGCCACGATACTTACAGAATCTGACGATTCGTATCGACTTTGGAAGCAATTCGTGGACGAGCTTGTCATAACCGGCGTCAAAGTACACGACGCGCGGCTGGTAGCGGTAATGACCGCCAACGGTGTCACCCAGTTGCTTACTTTCAACGAGCGCGACTTTCGCCGTTTCGACTCGATAGTGGTAGTGCCACCTGCAAAACTGGTGAGCCAATGA
- a CDS encoding sulfate adenylyltransferase has product MADLIPPHGGLSEPVCCTVPAAEIEAFKQEAAGLAKVPVSDADLSTVYRFGDGGLSPLTGPMDSATYNRVLDESVIEHNGKLYAWTIPLSLPVTEALAKTLKAGQKVALTNTAGDVVATVDLTDVFAWDKPRYIKSVYLTERTDHPGADMVLKGDADKSHLIGGTIKVLPQPKNAKFGKYVLSPRDVRKLLAEKGWNRVVAFQTRNPLHRAHEYALVYGLEQLLKQGHNAGACLNPLVGETKGDDVNAEVRMKTYEALIDTRGLGEGDSDASLWKPRNESVPDRVILLGLDIKMFYGGPKEAIMHGIYRQNFGFTDIVIGRKHADAPYHDGAAIWGDFDAQEIFENLKGDLKIQPVKVGFAAYYDSAGRVDLMELHKDEKPVFISGKQVRQTLIDGQPVDPRIMRESTSRILVEAMAGMK; this is encoded by the coding sequence ATGGCTGATTTGATCCCCCCGCATGGCGGGCTGTCCGAGCCGGTTTGTTGCACCGTTCCCGCGGCTGAAATCGAGGCCTTCAAGCAGGAAGCCGCCGGGCTCGCCAAGGTGCCGGTTTCCGACGCCGACCTCTCGACCGTCTACCGCTTCGGCGACGGCGGCTTGAGCCCGCTCACCGGGCCGATGGATTCCGCCACCTACAATCGGGTGCTGGACGAATCGGTCATCGAGCACAACGGCAAGCTCTACGCCTGGACGATCCCGCTCTCGCTGCCCGTGACCGAGGCGCTGGCCAAGACGCTCAAGGCTGGTCAGAAAGTCGCTTTGACCAACACCGCGGGCGACGTGGTCGCCACGGTCGACCTGACCGACGTCTTCGCCTGGGACAAGCCGCGCTACATCAAGAGCGTCTACCTGACCGAGCGGACCGATCACCCCGGCGCCGACATGGTCCTGAAAGGCGACGCCGACAAGTCGCATCTCATCGGCGGCACGATCAAAGTCCTGCCGCAGCCGAAGAACGCCAAGTTCGGCAAGTATGTGCTCTCGCCGCGCGACGTGCGTAAGCTGCTGGCCGAGAAGGGTTGGAACCGCGTCGTGGCGTTCCAGACCCGTAACCCGTTGCATCGCGCGCACGAGTACGCGCTCGTCTACGGCTTGGAGCAATTGCTCAAGCAAGGACACAACGCCGGTGCGTGCTTAAACCCGTTGGTCGGCGAGACCAAGGGGGACGACGTCAACGCCGAAGTGCGGATGAAGACCTACGAAGCGTTGATCGACACCCGCGGGCTCGGCGAAGGCGATAGCGACGCTTCGTTGTGGAAGCCGCGCAACGAGTCGGTCCCCGATCGCGTGATCCTGTTGGGCCTGGACATCAAGATGTTCTACGGCGGCCCGAAGGAAGCGATCATGCACGGCATCTACCGGCAGAACTTCGGTTTCACCGACATCGTCATCGGCCGCAAGCACGCCGACGCCCCGTATCACGACGGCGCCGCGATCTGGGGCGACTTCGACGCCCAGGAAATCTTCGAGAACCTCAAGGGGGACTTGAAGATCCAGCCGGTCAAAGTCGGTTTCGCCGCCTACTACGACTCGGCCGGCCGCGTCGATCTGATGGAACTGCACAAGGACGAAAAGCCGGTCTTCATCTCCGGCAAGCAGGTCCGTCAGACGCTCATCGACGGCCAACCGGTCGACCCACGCATCATGCGCGAAAGCACGTCGCGAATCCTGGTCGAAGCCATGGCGGGCATGAAGTAA
- a CDS encoding fucose isomerase → MSKPVVIFWPGDYREEPNKWALPQVKETTEQLVRALKKLGRKPYQVRGFLRKPNEAIEKLGPVDDPAIGVFCHWTYGPHTVDGVVGKDSPLLLASNFSGTWPGLVALLNTSSCLEMVDRRHSRVWTDAADWTKDRGFMSRLDEWCSSGAIRYDESELHYNAPITAEAAAVAGEVLRELRAKRVMALMLGDTSMGMINGYFGSRLLSKIGFTEHKVDQAWLINRGRFIAERRIDDAFKFVVEKGVKFHWGAEGAQDFTSESTREQLRMYLTVLDLVDEFGADCVGWQYQLGLLPLLPPSDFSEGLLNSTCRPEGNGDVIITSTEADQGNLIPMELMKRILKRRGLHPGVMFHDVRWGARHKGRFLWVLLNSGSCGAYAFNHDSETLKGTHSYRQPAGYFPIPGGTFAGESLPGEMTWARAYVKNGELWMDIGRGEVVKLPPKVRDAWWEGTTRQWPFMAADLGCQMETVMAHYQSNHVAVAYGNIFGEMVALSQALGFKVRVLASGM, encoded by the coding sequence ATGAGCAAACCCGTCGTGATCTTCTGGCCCGGCGATTACCGCGAGGAGCCGAACAAGTGGGCGTTGCCGCAGGTCAAGGAGACGACCGAGCAGTTGGTCCGCGCGCTCAAGAAGCTCGGGCGGAAGCCATACCAGGTGCGCGGGTTTCTGCGGAAGCCGAATGAGGCGATCGAGAAGCTCGGCCCGGTCGACGATCCGGCGATCGGCGTCTTCTGCCACTGGACCTACGGCCCGCACACCGTGGACGGCGTCGTCGGCAAGGATTCGCCGCTGCTCTTGGCGTCGAATTTCTCCGGCACCTGGCCGGGGTTGGTGGCGCTGTTGAACACCAGTTCCTGCCTGGAGATGGTCGATCGCCGGCATTCGCGCGTCTGGACCGATGCGGCGGATTGGACCAAGGACCGCGGGTTCATGTCCCGGCTCGACGAATGGTGCTCGTCCGGCGCGATTCGTTACGACGAAAGCGAATTGCACTACAACGCGCCGATCACGGCCGAAGCGGCCGCCGTGGCGGGCGAAGTGCTTCGCGAGCTACGGGCGAAGCGCGTGATGGCGCTGATGCTGGGCGATACTTCGATGGGCATGATCAACGGCTACTTCGGCAGCCGGCTGCTGTCCAAGATCGGGTTCACCGAACACAAGGTCGATCAGGCCTGGCTCATCAATCGCGGCCGGTTCATCGCCGAGCGGCGGATCGACGACGCGTTCAAGTTCGTGGTCGAGAAGGGCGTGAAATTCCACTGGGGCGCAGAGGGCGCGCAGGACTTCACTTCCGAATCGACCCGTGAGCAGTTGCGAATGTATCTCACCGTGCTCGACCTGGTCGATGAGTTCGGCGCGGATTGCGTCGGCTGGCAGTATCAACTCGGCTTGCTGCCATTGCTGCCGCCTAGTGACTTTTCGGAAGGGCTGCTGAACAGCACGTGTCGCCCGGAAGGAAACGGCGACGTGATCATCACCAGTACCGAAGCGGACCAGGGGAACCTGATCCCGATGGAGTTGATGAAGCGCATTCTCAAGCGCCGGGGCCTCCACCCCGGCGTGATGTTCCACGACGTCCGCTGGGGCGCGCGGCACAAGGGCCGCTTCCTCTGGGTGTTGCTGAACTCCGGTTCGTGCGGCGCGTACGCCTTCAATCACGACAGCGAGACGCTCAAGGGGACGCACAGCTATCGCCAACCGGCCGGGTATTTCCCCATTCCCGGCGGCACCTTCGCCGGTGAAAGCCTGCCCGGCGAGATGACCTGGGCCCGCGCGTATGTGAAAAACGGCGAACTGTGGATGGACATCGGCCGCGGCGAAGTGGTGAAGCTCCCGCCGAAGGTGCGTGACGCCTGGTGGGAAGGCACGACGCGCCAATGGCCGTTCATGGCCGCCGACCTGGGTTGCCAGATGGAAACCGTGATGGCCCACTACCAAAGCAACCACGTCGCCGTCGCCTACGGCAACATCTTCGGCGAAATGGTGGCGCTCTCGCAGGCGCTGGGGTTCAAGGTGCGCGTGCTGGCGTCGGGAATGTGA
- a CDS encoding DinB family protein, which yields MTQLEHALQIIQTCRAYTLKVVESIAPGDWFRQPAEGITHIAWQVGHIAAAQYYLGLVRIRGERPEDARLITPAQLQMWGKGSTPDPDPAKNPSAEETLAIFHRVYEQMLSEIRGLTDAQLDETILKPHRLFTKKYDSLLWVAHHEFIHVGQIGLLRRLFGAAPLFG from the coding sequence ATGACGCAACTCGAACACGCCCTCCAAATCATTCAAACCTGTCGCGCCTACACGCTGAAGGTAGTCGAAAGCATCGCCCCGGGCGATTGGTTCCGGCAACCGGCGGAAGGAATCACGCACATCGCCTGGCAAGTGGGCCATATCGCCGCCGCTCAGTACTACCTCGGCCTCGTGCGCATTCGTGGCGAGCGGCCGGAAGATGCGCGGCTCATCACGCCGGCGCAGTTGCAAATGTGGGGCAAGGGCTCGACGCCCGATCCTGATCCCGCGAAAAACCCTTCGGCCGAGGAGACGCTGGCCATCTTTCACCGTGTGTACGAGCAAATGCTCAGCGAAATCCGCGGGCTGACCGATGCCCAACTCGACGAGACGATTCTCAAGCCGCACCGCCTCTTCACGAAGAAGTACGACTCGCTCCTCTGGGTCGCCCACCACGAGTTCATTCACGTGGGGCAGATTGGGCTGCTGCGACGGTTGTTCGGCGCGGCGCCGTTGTTTGGATGA
- a CDS encoding DUF5615 family PIN-like protein, with protein sequence MRFLLDQGLPWSAATLLTERWIPTQHVTDLGWAAAADEAILQFAAENDFVVVTLDADFHTLLAGSGAARPSVIRIRQEGLRGPQVADLLARVIEQVRIDLERGAAVTVRPGRVGVRALPILP encoded by the coding sequence ATGAGATTTCTGTTGGATCAAGGACTACCCTGGTCCGCGGCAACGCTGCTAACCGAACGATGGATTCCGACGCAACATGTGACGGATCTCGGTTGGGCGGCGGCTGCTGACGAAGCGATTCTCCAATTCGCTGCCGAGAACGACTTCGTCGTAGTGACGCTTGATGCGGACTTTCATACCTTGCTCGCTGGTTCCGGGGCTGCTCGTCCAAGCGTCATTCGAATTCGACAGGAAGGCCTGCGCGGCCCGCAAGTCGCGGACCTGCTTGCACGCGTTATTGAACAGGTGCGGATCGATCTTGAACGCGGCGCGGCAGTGACTGTCAGGCCAGGTAGAGTTGGCGTTCGCGCTTTACCAATTCTCCCTTGA
- a CDS encoding DUF433 domain-containing protein, giving the protein MKLDRITIDPAVVNGQPCIRGTRLTVRRVLEALALYPDREELKREYPGLADEDIAQALAYAAANLDDRTVDLRATA; this is encoded by the coding sequence ATGAAACTTGATCGAATCACGATTGACCCGGCCGTGGTCAACGGGCAGCCATGCATCCGAGGCACTCGATTGACCGTCCGTCGAGTGCTCGAAGCACTCGCGCTTTACCCAGATCGCGAGGAGCTGAAACGGGAGTATCCTGGCCTTGCCGACGAAGATATCGCCCAGGCGCTTGCGTACGCAGCCGCGAATTTGGATGATCGGACGGTCGATCTGCGAGCCACTGCATGA
- a CDS encoding M48 family metalloprotease, with protein sequence MIAIPNAGTQVTAEAPPVKAAAKPQPPPTPVDLNRGANKPARAKPPTSAFPKPPMVPPPPPSTIGADIARGFSGPIQPVRASMAYRMAQAVVAVVMLILPLAYVGIICGVCWLYYLHATHSHVIFTHVHGRASLIALLIYAGPLIAGAIQILFMLKPLFASPADDVHSRAITPQGEPHVFALVAQIANAVGAPLPKRIEVVCDMNAAAAFQRGLWSMFLGNDLKLLIGIPLVSGLTLQQFAGVLAHELGHFSQGGGMRLSYVIRRINGWFARVVYSSDSWDEWLSHSMEGMDFRIAWIFGLAKVAIYLTRGVLWCLMILGLAVSGVLMRQMEYNADLFETRLVGSETFAATTKRFFQLSVGWQATEHDAVQFFRQGKLADNFSKLVLFNVNALTPDVRRQMREVFETEQTGIFDSHPVNRDRIAASARENAPGVFRSDRPASDLFVYYDSLCKNVTWDYYQGVLGPSVKPNSLTSTDELLRFVQTPSTTGMPVTPSAKPTLPDDPDAPIPLAD encoded by the coding sequence ATGATAGCAATTCCTAACGCGGGGACGCAGGTGACTGCCGAGGCGCCGCCGGTCAAGGCCGCCGCAAAGCCGCAACCACCACCAACGCCTGTGGACTTAAACCGCGGCGCGAACAAGCCCGCGCGCGCCAAGCCTCCGACGTCCGCCTTCCCGAAGCCGCCAATGGTCCCGCCACCTCCGCCGAGCACGATCGGTGCGGATATCGCGCGCGGGTTCTCCGGGCCAATCCAGCCGGTGCGCGCTTCGATGGCGTACCGCATGGCACAAGCCGTGGTAGCGGTGGTGATGCTGATCTTGCCGTTGGCCTACGTGGGCATCATTTGCGGCGTCTGCTGGCTGTACTACCTGCATGCCACGCATAGTCATGTCATCTTTACGCACGTTCACGGGCGGGCGTCGCTCATTGCCTTGTTGATCTACGCCGGACCGTTGATCGCCGGGGCGATTCAGATTCTGTTTATGCTGAAGCCGCTGTTCGCTTCGCCGGCGGATGACGTCCACTCACGCGCCATCACGCCGCAAGGGGAGCCGCATGTCTTCGCCTTGGTCGCGCAAATCGCCAACGCGGTCGGTGCGCCGTTGCCAAAGCGGATCGAGGTAGTCTGCGATATGAACGCGGCGGCCGCGTTTCAACGCGGACTCTGGAGCATGTTTCTCGGCAACGATTTGAAGTTGTTGATTGGCATCCCGCTGGTATCCGGCCTGACGTTGCAGCAATTCGCCGGAGTATTGGCGCACGAATTGGGGCACTTCAGCCAAGGCGGCGGGATGCGGCTGAGCTATGTAATTCGTCGCATTAACGGTTGGTTTGCGCGGGTCGTCTATAGCAGCGACTCGTGGGACGAATGGCTCTCCCACAGCATGGAAGGCATGGACTTTCGCATCGCCTGGATCTTCGGCCTGGCGAAAGTGGCGATTTACCTGACGAGGGGCGTTCTTTGGTGCTTGATGATTCTGGGCCTGGCGGTCAGCGGCGTGCTGATGCGTCAGATGGAATATAATGCGGACCTGTTCGAAACGCGGCTGGTGGGGAGTGAGACGTTTGCCGCGACGACGAAAAGGTTCTTCCAATTGTCGGTCGGCTGGCAAGCAACCGAGCACGACGCCGTGCAGTTCTTTCGCCAAGGGAAGCTCGCCGACAATTTTTCCAAGTTGGTTCTGTTCAATGTCAATGCGTTGACGCCCGACGTGCGGCGCCAGATGCGTGAAGTGTTCGAAACGGAACAGACAGGAATCTTCGATTCCCATCCGGTTAACCGTGACCGCATCGCCGCTTCAGCCCGCGAAAACGCGCCCGGAGTATTTCGCTCGGATCGCCCTGCGTCGGACCTATTTGTTTACTACGACTCGCTCTGCAAGAACGTCACCTGGGACTACTATCAAGGCGTGCTCGGACCCAGCGTCAAGCCGAACTCGCTGACTTCGACCGACGAGCTGCTCCGATTCGTGCAGACGCCATCCACCACGGGAATGCCAGTCACGCCATCGGCGAAGCCGACACTGCCGGACGATCCGGACGCGCCGATTCCGTTAGCGGATTAG
- a CDS encoding dihydrodipicolinate synthase family protein has protein sequence MQSRALLQGIFVPNIVPLDPRGDVNEPELRRYVDWLIERGVHGLYPNGSTGEFTRFTPEERRRIIAIIADQNRGRVPILAGAAEANVKETLSACEYYHGLGVDAVAIVSPYYYKLSPSAVYAYFKEIGRNTPINVTLYNIPMFASPIDVPTVQRLSEECEKIIAIKDSSGDLPHMIRMIQAVRPNRPEFSFLTGWDAALMPMLLIGCDGGTNATSGVVPELTRKLYDLTVASKLDDARRLQYRLVTLFDAMIYTADFPEGFRQAVGLRGFQTGAGRQPLSAEQKISLDHVRNTLQCLLAEEGFTNQPLTGCPATAPGQIERSEIDKVVRSVVDELKRRGVGI, from the coding sequence ATGCAAAGCCGCGCCCTGCTCCAAGGCATTTTTGTTCCCAACATCGTCCCGCTCGATCCGCGCGGCGACGTCAACGAGCCGGAACTGCGCCGGTATGTCGACTGGCTCATCGAGCGCGGCGTGCATGGGCTGTACCCCAACGGCTCGACGGGCGAGTTCACGCGTTTCACGCCGGAAGAGCGGCGGCGGATTATCGCCATCATCGCTGATCAGAATCGCGGTCGGGTGCCGATTCTGGCCGGCGCGGCCGAGGCCAACGTCAAGGAGACCCTCTCGGCCTGCGAGTATTACCACGGTCTCGGCGTGGACGCGGTGGCGATCGTCTCGCCGTACTACTACAAGCTCAGCCCGAGCGCGGTGTACGCGTACTTCAAGGAAATCGGCCGCAACACGCCGATCAACGTCACGCTGTACAACATTCCGATGTTCGCCTCGCCGATCGACGTGCCGACCGTACAGCGGTTGTCGGAAGAGTGCGAGAAGATCATCGCCATCAAGGATTCGTCCGGCGACCTACCGCACATGATCCGCATGATCCAGGCGGTGCGCCCGAATCGCCCGGAGTTCAGCTTCCTGACCGGCTGGGACGCCGCGCTGATGCCGATGTTGCTGATCGGCTGCGACGGCGGCACCAACGCCACGAGCGGCGTGGTACCGGAGTTAACGCGCAAGCTCTACGACCTGACGGTGGCGAGCAAACTGGATGACGCGCGGCGGTTGCAATATCGCCTCGTCACGCTGTTCGACGCAATGATCTACACCGCCGATTTTCCCGAGGGCTTTCGTCAGGCCGTCGGCCTGCGCGGCTTCCAAACCGGCGCCGGCCGCCAGCCGCTTTCGGCGGAGCAGAAGATCTCCCTCGACCACGTGCGCAACACGCTGCAATGCTTACTGGCCGAGGAAGGCTTTACCAACCAACCGCTGACCGGCTGCCCCGCCACGGCGCCAGGTCAAATCGAGCGCAGCGAGATCGACAAGGTCGTGCGCAGCGTCGTGGATGAGCTGAAGCGCCGCGGCGTTGGCATCTAG